The DNA sequence ATACCTGCACGGCATTTTCGATAATTTGCCTGTTATTCAGGCTATCCTGAAAAGCTGCGGAAAAGAAATCCGGCTTCAGGAATTTAACCTTCAGGAATACAAAAACGGGCAGTACGATAAGTTAGCTGATCACATCCGCAAAAGCTGTGATTTGGAATACATTTATGGAGTGATCTCAAATGGTGAATAATAACAAGAGTGAGTGTCCGGTTATTTATCTGTTAAAAAAAACGATATGCAAGGGTCAGAATCCTCATTTTCTTTCGAGGTTGTTTTTTTCGACTAATTTCGCATCCTGTTAGAAACTGAAAACAATGACATGAAAACAATTTATTGGCGGCAAGTGGGAATTGCTCAATTCCTGCTGCTAGTCTTACTTTTAGCGTCGTGCAATCTGATCGAATATCATCCTTATGATTTGAATTCTAAGAACCAGCCATCGAACCTGAATGAAACTTACATTTCCCGGATTGAAGCATTGAGTGACGAAAAAGATACGATTCGGTTTGTTTTTATGGGCGATACTCAGCGCTATTACGATGAAACCAGCGATTTTGTGAATAGCGTAAATAAACGCAGCGATATTGACTTTGTTATTCACGGAGGCGATATTACCGATTTCGGAATGAGCAAAGAGTATCTGTGGATTCATGACATCATGAAAAACCTGAAGGTTCCTTACGTTGCCCTGATTGGAAATCATGACGTTTTGGGCCATGGGAAAGAAGTATATAATAAGATTTATGGCGATTTTAACTTCTCATTCAAATTCAGGAAAACACGTTTTATTTGCCTGAATACAAATGCTCTTGAGTTCGATTATTCAACGCCTGTTCCTGATTTTGATTATATGGCTGGCTTTTTAAACGATACGGCATCAATTGACCGGACTGTGGTTGTGATGCACTCACCACCGTTTGACGATCAGTTCAATAACAATTCGGGATCAATGTTTAACTACCTTCTTGAACATTACAATAACCTGCTGTTTTGCCTCCATGCCCACCGCCATGAGCTTAGTGTAAACGATTATTATAAAAACGGGATACTGTATTATGGATGCGACGACATATCTGGCCGTAATTACCTTTTATTCACTCTCGTTGGAAATTCATATTCTTATCGTGTCGTCAATTTTTAACTGCTGATTCATGAAGTTTTTTTCTTGTATTTTTTTGCTCGTATCTATTCTTTGTATAGCTCAGCTTCACGCCAATCCACCGCACGACGAAAAACTTACGTTGTATAAAAAAAGATGGGATAGGCTGATGCCCAACCAATCAAAGCTACAATTTGCCGGATCGATGGGAATGTTTTCTGGCGGACCCGGGTGGAGTTATGGAAAACGGGATCAATGGGAAACCGATTTGTATCTTGGTTTTATTCCGGAAATTGATGAGATTGAGGGACACATGACCACCACGCTCAAACAAACTTATACCCCTTTCAGATTTCGCTTGAATGAGTTTATCAGCGTGGAACCTGTTACTACTGGCATTTATATCACCAAAATCTTCGGTGAGTATTTTTGGAGTAAATTGCCGGAAAGGTATCCGAAAAATTATTATTTCTGGGCAGTAAATACGCGGTTCAATATTTTTGTTGGGCAATCGTTTGTTTTTAAAATGGGAACTAAAACATTGGGCAAAGAGTTGTCGTTTTTTTACGAGTTTAACACGAATGACCTCTATTTAATAAGCGCTTTTGGAAATAAAACGATTGGATTAAAAGATATTGTTGGGCTTTCTTTTGGGATACGATACCGCGTCTTTTGAGTTGAGTAACGAATTGGTTTCGAAACAGATATTTATAAAACAAAATAAAAATGAATACAGGATTAGTTCACATTTATACAGGAGAAGGAAAAGGTAAAACCACTGCTGCGGTTGGGTTGGCAGTTCGTGCATTAGGTCACGGAATGACTGTTTGCTATGCTCATTTTAATAAGCGGCCTGAGTTGTATGGTTACCACGAAATTCAGAGTTTGCAGAAACTGGGTGCCACAATCCTCGGATTTACCGAAGGACATTGGTCGTTTAACCCAAAAGTTACCCGCGAGAGTAGTCGCGAAGATGTTAAAAACGGACTGATTCAACTGACCGGATTTATCCAGGGGAAAACCCCCGATTTGCTGATCTTAGACGAGATTCTGATTTCGGTGCGCGATGGCATTTTGGCTGAAGACGAATTGCTCGAATTTATTGCGCAAAAGCCAGCCAAGCTCGAACTGGTATTGACTGGTCGGTGCGCCACTGATGGACTGATTGAGGTGGCCGATTACGTGAGCAACATTCAAAAAGTAAAGCATCCGTTCGACCGAAAAATTTACAGCCGCGAAGGAATCGAGTTTTAATTGGGTGACTTAAGTTCTGCAAAATCTATATTGTCGTCTTTCTTTTCACCCCAAACCCCTGAAGGGGCTTTGATCACAAACATCGCAATCGACTGTAGCTGAGACAAGTCCCCTTTAGGGGATTTAGGGGTTGTTAATAAAGCGAACACGACATTGTTTCTTTCTCATTACTTAAATAGACCGGAACAATCAAAAAATGTTGAGATTCTGGCTCAAAGTAGTATCGAATGGTTACGAATGACTAATTTTGACCGATTTTAAACCGAAAATAACAGCGCCGCGTGATTGAAATGCAACAAAAATACCTTCGGTGGGCTTTTTATTTAGCCGGATTATTGATCCTGCTTGTTGCTTCGGTGGTTTTATCGCTGTCGGTTGGCGAAATGAACCTCGGCTTCATGGACATTTTCAGCATTCTTGGGAAAGGACATGAAAGCATGGAATACACAATCCTGAGCCAGATTCGCATACCACGAGTTTTGCTCGGAGTTGCGGTTGGTGGATCGCTCAGCCTTTCAGGAATATTGTTGCAGGGTATTTACCGCAATCCACTGGTTGAACCTTACACGCTGGGCATTTCGGGAGGAGCGTCGCTGGGCGTGGCCTTTGTTATTGTGTTCGGACTGCATCAATTGGTAGGTTCGTTTGTGTTGCCATTGGCCGGTTTTGCTGGTTCTTTCCTGATTATTTTTCTGGTTTACACCATCAGCACCCGCAGTGGTCGCGTCAATATTCAAAGCATGCTGCTTACCGGGGTAATGATCAGTTTTATTGCTTCATCGTCGATGATGCTTTTGATGGCAACAACCAGCTCCGAAAACCTGCACGGTATCATTTTCTGGATCATGGGCTCGCTCGATGAACCCGACATGTCGCTGATATACATTACACTGATCATTTCGGTGGGTGCGCTTATTGTTTCGTATTTGTTTGTACAACCGCTCAATGCGTTACGGCTTGGAGAAGAAAAAGCCAAACATCTCGGAATTAACACCGATTTGTCGATCAAGCTCCTGTTTTTGCTGGCATCGCTGCTTGCCGGAGTCTCGGTAGCTGTTGCCGGGGTCATTGGTTTTGTTGGGTTGATCATTCCTCACCTGATGCGCCTTTTGGTGGGTTCCGATTACCGTATTTTGCTGATCAGTTCCTTTTTGTCGGGCTCTATTTTTTTGGTGCTTTCGGACGTGATTGCCCGCACCATTATATCGCCCAACGAGCTTCCCATCGGTGTGATCACCGGAATCGTTGGTGGAATTGCATTTTTACTGATGATCAGCCGTTCGTCGTACCGTTCACTCAATAAAAGCCGATGAGTAATATCCTGAACATTCAAAACCTGTGTTGCGGGTATCCAAAATTTCAATTGTTGGATATTAACATCGACATTCCCAAGGGTTCATTCGCCGGAATTATCGGGCCAAACGGTTCAGGAAAAACCACGCTTTTCCGCGCCATCACCGGAACGCTTGGCCTGAAATCAGGAAAAATATTGCTTTCGGATAAGAACCTGAAGTCATTTTCATTGCGCGATCGGGCGCAAAACATTGCCATTGTCAGCCAGTTTATCGAAGCAGGCGACATGACAGTAGAAGATTACGTGCTGATGGGACGGATTCCGTATCACAGCCGGTTCAATTTTTTCGAGACTGACGACGATTTTGAGATTGCCCGCAAATACATGGAAATGACTGATACCTGGCGTTTCAAGGATCAACTGATGTCGGAGTTGAGCGGCGGGGAACAGCAGTTGGCCGGGATAGCCCGCGCCCTGACACAGCAGCCACAACTGCTTTTGCTCGACGAACCTACTTCGCACCTCGATATCACACACCAGGTGCATATTCTGAATGTGTTGCAGCAGCTCAATCAGGAAATGGGGCTATCGGTTTTGATGGTCATTCACGACCTGAATTTAGCTTCGGAATATTGCGATTGGCTTATCCTTGTTAATCAAGGGAAAATTCATACTCAGGGCACTCCGGAAGAAGTGCTGACTTTCCAAAACATCGAGGATGTTTATCAAACCGTGGTGGTCACCCAGAACAACCCGCTTTCTGGAAAACCCGCTATTTTTCTGGCATCGCAAAAGGTACTGAAAGAAATTCAGGAGAAATTGGCGAAAAAGTGATTTAGCGTCTTGTGTTTTAATGTCGTAAAGGCTAATTCTTTTGTCAATTTTTCAATAGTTCAAAAATTGTATGTAAAATTTGAAGTATAATTCAAAAATTGTATGTAAAATTTGAATTACATCGAAACTTTATTTGTAGATTTGTTTCTGAATTTAAGTAAAAACTTCCTGAATGATACTGATAAAAAGAGATTTACAGGAAATTATCGAAGGAAACCTGTTTAAGCGGAAAGCGATTATCCTTTTGGGAGCCCGGCAGGTTGGAAAAACTACGCTTTGTAAACAGGTAGCAGATAAACTGGGTTTACCCACCCTTTTCTTGAACTGCGATGAACCAGAACCCCGAAGCCTGTTGACTGACACCAATTTATTGCGATTGAAGCAGTTAATCGGTTCTTCAAAACTAATTATAATTGACGAGGCCCAGCGGGTAAAAAACATAGGATTAACTTTAAAAATTATTATCGACAACATCGCTGAAGTGCAGGTAATTGTTACTGGGTCGTCATCGTTGGATATTGCCAATGAAATAAACGAGCCGCTCACGGGAAGAAAGTATGAATACAATGTTTTTCCTTTTTCTACCAGCGAACTAGTTCAAAACAGTAGTTTTCTTTCCGAACGTCAACTGCTTGAGCAACGTCTTATTTACGGGCAATACCCTGAGGTAGTGAATAATCCGGCCGAAGCCCGGGAAACGCTGATAAACAATCTGAATAGTTATTTGTACAAAGATTTGCTCGCCATCAATGATGTGAGAAAGTCATCACAACTCGAAAAACTTGTCGAGGCGTTGGCCTTACAGATTGGAAGTGAGGTGTCGTACAACGAACTGGCCCAATTACTTCATTCCAATCCGCATACGATTGAGCGGTATATCGATCTGTTGGAGCAAAGCTTTGTGTTGTTCAGGTTACAAGCCTATAGCGGGAATGTGAGAAATGAGATTAAGAAGGGCAGAAAGATTTATTTTTGCGACACAGGCATACGGAATGCAATTATTGGAAACTTTAACAGTTTGAATCTGAGGCAAGACGTTGGTGCTTTGTGGGAGAATTTTTTCATAGCCGAACGAATAAAGTACCACCATTATCGGCGAAATTTTGTTAAGAGTTATTTCTGGAGAAGTTTTCAGCAGCAAGAAATTGATTTTATTGAGGTAGAGAACGCTGAAATTACCACTTTTGAAATGAAATGGAACAAAAATAAAAGGGGAAGTTTGCCGGCAACTTTTGCCAACGCCTATACTGTAAAGAACAGTCATACAGTAACTCCTGAAAATTATACCGATTTTTTATTGGCGTAATTTCATTTGTATTTGCCCCAAAAGCCGTAAATTCACCAAACTTTAAAACTCACCCAATGAATCCTTTGATTGATAATTTTGTGAGCTCAAAACGTATCGCAGTGATTGGTATGTCCCGTTCAGGTAAGAAATTTGGCAACATGGCTGCAAAAGAGTTGAAAACAAAAGGCTATGAAATTTTTCCAATTCACCCCGAAGCCCAGGAGATTGAAGGAATGAACTGTTTCCCTAACCTTAAAAGTTTAAGTGGGAAGGTGGATGGTGTATGGATTTCGATACCGCCCAGGAATGTTTCATCGGTTTTGGAAGAAGCCGCTCTTATTGGCCTGAAAAACATATGGCTGCAACAAGGCGCCTGGTCAAACGAAGTTCAGCAAACGATTGATCAATTGAATCTGTCGGTTGTTTCTAAGAAGTGTATCCTGATGTATGCCCCGCCAGTGAAGTCGGTTCATAAATTTCACCGGACGATAGTTGGTATTTTTGGAAAGTTGTAATTCATCTCTAGCTTCAGGATTAGTGTATGATACTATGATTCCTATAACAAAATTATACAATGGAGTAGAAATGCCCTGGCTTGGTCTTGGTGTTCACCGGGCTGGCTCTGGTTCTGAGGCTGAGACTGCTATCCAATGTGCGCTTCGGGCTGGTTACCGAAGCATTGATACCGCTACATATTACCAAAACGAACGCGCTGTAGGCAAAGCAGTCTTCGAAAGTGGCGTTCGGCGCGAAGATATTTTCCTGACAACTAAAGTCTGGAACACCGATCAGGGATATCATTCGACAATAAACGCTTTTGAGGCTAGTCTCGAAAAGCTACAAACAAGTTATTTGGATTTATATCTGATTCATTGGCCGCAAAGCGAACTCACTTTCGAAACCTGGAAGGCAATGGAAGAGCTATACGAAAAAGGCCAGATCCGTGCTATCGGTGTATGTAATTTTCTCATTCCACATCTAAAGCGGCTCATGGAAAATTCGCGAATAAAGCCAATGGTTAACCAATTTGAATTTCATCCGGAGCTGGTTCAACCCGAATTACTTCAATTTTGCAAAGACAACCAGATTCAGCCCGAAGCCTGGCGACCAATTATGAAAGGTAGGGTGAATGAAATTGAATTCCTTCAGGAATTATCAGATAAATATCAGAAATCGCCAGTTCAAATTGTTTTGAGGTGGGATATTCAGAAAGAAGTGGTGACGATTCCAAAATCAGTTACTCCGGAGCGAATTATAAGCAACGCTGATATTTTTGATTTTGAACTTTCGGCTGATGATATGGCCCGAATCGATAAATTGGATAAAAATGCAAGGCTGGGCGAAGATCCAAACATCCATCATTTTTGATCAGGACTGGATATTTCGTAAAGTTTTCAGTCAAACATTCTATTTATCAATAGATATTACAAAACGATTAATTTTTTAATTAAATTGCAATCTCAGTTTCTTTATTGAACTATAACTGAATGCTACGGAATTTATTTCAATACTTTTACGCGATTTTTAAAATTGGACTGAACGAATGTTGTTTGACAAATGAAAAATAGAACAAACCATTTGTTTTACACAGATTCTATTGATTTGTAAAATCATAAACAAATAACAATTACATGAGTATTTACATTTTCTTTTTAGTAGTACTTTTTATTCTGGCCATATCCGACTTAACTGTTGGGGTTGCCAATGATGCTGTGAATTTTCTGAATTCAGCCATTGGCTCAAAAGTGGCTACACGCCGGGTTATTATGATTGTAGCCAGTGTTGGAATTATGGTTGGGGCACTTTTTGCCAACGGAATGATGGAAGTTGCGCGTAAAGGATTATTCTATCCGCAGTATTACCTGTTTACCGAAATCATTATTATTTATATGGCCGTCATGTTTACTGATGTGCTGTTACTCGATTTCTTTAACACCTTTGGATTACCCACATCAACAACCGTTTCGCTTGTTTTTGGCTTACTTGGAGCTGCCATTGGGATGGCATTTATAAAAGTTGGTGAGGGTGATACGATTATGGTCGATGGGGTTCAGAAGATTGCACAAATAAGCGACTATATCAATTCAACAAAGGCACTTACAATTATATCGAGTATACTTTTGTCAGTAGTTTTTTCATTTGTTTTTGGAGTTGTTATCCAATGGCTTAGCCGATTATTATTTAGTTTCAATATTGAAAAAACTATTAAATATTATGGTGCATTATGGGGCGGGTTGGCTATCTCGGCTATCACATATTTTATCCTGATTAAGGGTGTGAAAGATGCCTCTTTTATGACCGCCGAAATGTATGCTATGATCAAGGAGAATACGCTTGCAATTATAGGATTGAGTTTTGTTTTTTGGGCATTTTTTCTTCAATTGCTGTCCTGGATTCTTAAAGTTAATCCGTTGAAAGTTGTGGTATTGGTTGGCACCTTTGCATTGGCAATGGCTTTCGCTGGAAACGATTTGGTGAATTTTGTGGGCGTTCCACTTGCAGGGCTTGAATCTTTTAAGATATTTTCAGGAAATGGCGGAAACGATCTTCTGATGGGGAAATTACTTGGCGATATAAAAACACCTTCTTATTTTTTGATTATCGCGGGTATCATCATGTTAATCGTTCTTTGGTTTTCGAAAAAAGCGCAAACAGTTATTGAAACTTCCCTGAGCCTGAGTCGCCAGGATGAAGGTACTGAACGATTTGGTTCATCTGCCTTTTCAAGGGTTTTGGTTCGTCGGGTAGTTAATACTGGGACATTTTTCAGTCAGGTAATTCCTCAACCTATCATTAATAAGATTAGTAGCCGTTTCGATACTACTAAGATGGATGAACGATCAAAAAAGGATCCAAATCCTCCGATGTTCGATATGGTGAGAGCTTCGGTAAACATGATGGTTGCATCGATCCTGATTGCTATCGGAACATCCTATAAATTGCCGCTTTCAACCACTTATGTGACATTTATGGTTGCCATGAGTACTTCATTGGTTGATGGAGCGTGGGGTCGCGATAGTGCTGTTTATCGCATTACCGGCGTATTTACTGTTGTTGGAGGCTGGTTTATTACTGGTTTGGCTGCTTTTTCAGTTGCTTTCTTTCTCTCGTTATTTATGGGCTGGGCCCAGGTCTTTGGTGTTGTATCCATTTTGTTTTTTGCTATTCTGGCATTTTACAGAACCCATTTATTGCACAAGAAACGTGAAGAAGAATTTCAGACTAAATCCGAGGATATAGAAGATATTCCTACTGTGAACCAGATGTTTGAAACCAACAACAAAGGGATTGAAAAAAACCTGAATCTGCTAAGTGACATTTTTAGTAAAACGATTAAAGGACTTGTTGATGAAGACCGAAAGGAATTGAAGAAACAACTTAAGATTTCGGTTGAAATGGAACAGAAACTGGTCAATAAAAAAAGTAAGATTCATCAGACAATCAATTCAATGCCCTCTGATTCGATTGAGGCAAGCTATTTTTATATTTTAACGCTTGATTACCTGAAAGAATTAGCACATGCGATCAATTATATGGCCGAGCCTGTTTTTAATCATGTCGACAACAATCACAAACCAATTCTACCCACTCAAGGCGCTGAACTTACACAAATTGCCGTAGAATTATCTGGTTTTACCCAAAAGATGATTGAAAAGCTAAGCATAAATAGCGAAGAAAAACTGGAAGAAATCATTACAGAGCAGCTTAGAATTATTGGGGTAATAAGAGAAGTTCGCAGGAACCTTATTAAATCGATTAAGAAAAACGATGTAAGTACGAAAAACAGCATGCTTATTTTGAATATATTGAGTGGTGCCCGAAACATTCTGAATTACTCAATTAACATGATGAAAATCCAGAGTGACTTTGCGGGTATTATGAAGAATTAACTGGAAGGCTCGTCCTGAAATAGGTAGCATCTGTTGTGTAAAAATACAATTTCAGGACGTGTCATATCCTTTGTAATGCTGACTTCTCCCAAAGTATGAATCAGCAATCTAGCCTGAATATTTTGGTAACTTGAAAATGTCAAATTTAAGGATATGCACACAAAGGCGTATTTAATCCTTTTATTTTTACTTTCTCTGATTATTGGAAATGGTTATGCCCAAAACCAAAATCCATACGGACTTAAAATTATCTCTACGGAAGATGAATATCGGAAGTGTATCAGTCAGGATGATGATCAGGAACTTATTGATATTCAGAAGTTCATTCCTGAAATTGTTTTAGATATCCGATATGCCACGGCTCACAATTTTACGGGTCAAGCCGTTTATCCTTCCGCCAGGGCATTTGCCCGGAAACCGGTTGTGATGCAGCTAAAAGCCATTCAGGAGGAACTGAAAAGCAAAAAACTTGGGTTGAAGATATACGATGCTTATCGCCCATATGCCATCTCCGTTAAATTTTATGATGTGTATCTCGACTCCACTTTTGTGGCCAGCCCGCGCAAAGGCTCAAGGCATAACCGGGGTGCTGCCATCGACCTGACGCTGATTGATCTCCAAACCAGAAATGAACTGGAAATGACCAGTCAGTTTGATGATTTCTCAGATAAAGCTATTCCTGATTATAAAGGAGGGACGGCTATTCAAAATGCCAATCGGAAAATTCTCATTGAAACGATGGCTAAACATGGATTTATTGTTTATTCGTCGGAATGGTGGCATTACGATTTCAACGACTGGCAAAAGTTTGGATTAATGGATCTTTCTTTTGAGCAACTCGATGCTATTCATTAACTTATAACATCAAAGTCTACAAGCTATTCGTTACCGCTCAGGGTAAACCTGCTAATCACATCGTCAACCGAAGAGCGTGCGGAAAGAAACAGGATTGGAGATTTCCGGTCGCTTTCCCTGGTTTGTTGAACCATCTCAAAGCCGTCCATTTGTGGCATATTGGAGTTTATGCAATAGTTAACCTTAACAGGTTCAGTCGGCATTGATGCCTTTACATCCAATCGATCGCTTATTTTTGGACTCTTAAATGATTTTTATGAGCGATAGGATACCGTCATTGGAACTTGCAAAACGAATGGATTCATTTTGCCAAATCATGGATCAGCAGTGTCCCGATTGGGAAATAGCCGTTGTTTTCAGTAAAATTAACCTGTTGTATTTCACGGGCTCAATGCCTGAAGGAATGTTGGTGATTGAGCGTGGAAACGGAGCTACTTTGTGGGCGCGCCGTGGTTATGAACGTACCCTGAACGAATCGGAGTTCCCCGTAGTTAAACCCATGAGCAGCTATCGCGATGCGGCGCAGGTTTATGCTCAACTTCCTGCAGAAATTTACCTCGAAACTGAATTTGTACCATTGGCTATGTTTCAACGTTTCCAGAAACATTTTTCGTTTTCATCGTATAAATCGCTCGATTTCCAGATTGCACAAACGCGTTCGGTAAAAAGTCGGTGGGAGCTGAGTTTTATGGAAAGGGCTGGTGCCATTCATCAGCGTGTTTCCGAAGAACTTGTGCCCGGATTGTTGCGCGAAGGAATGACTGAAGCCGACCTTGCAGGCGAATTGTATCAGGTAATGGTGAGAGAGGGGCATCAGGGTGTAGCGCGTTTCGCGATGTTCGACACCGAAATGATTGTTGCCCAGCTCGGTTTTGGCGAGAGTTCGTTGCATCCAACCAATTTTGATGGCCCTGGTGGAAACCGGGGGCTGAACGCAGCGGTTCCAACTTTGGGTAGCCGTGAGCGAAAATTGCGCAAAGGCGACCTTGTTTTTGTTGATATGGGACTTGGTGTAAATGGATACCATTCCGACAAAACAATGACCTATATGTTTGGGCAAG is a window from the Aquipluma nitroreducens genome containing:
- a CDS encoding metallophosphoesterase family protein, with protein sequence MKTIYWRQVGIAQFLLLVLLLASCNLIEYHPYDLNSKNQPSNLNETYISRIEALSDEKDTIRFVFMGDTQRYYDETSDFVNSVNKRSDIDFVIHGGDITDFGMSKEYLWIHDIMKNLKVPYVALIGNHDVLGHGKEVYNKIYGDFNFSFKFRKTRFICLNTNALEFDYSTPVPDFDYMAGFLNDTASIDRTVVVMHSPPFDDQFNNNSGSMFNYLLEHYNNLLFCLHAHRHELSVNDYYKNGILYYGCDDISGRNYLLFTLVGNSYSYRVVNF
- a CDS encoding cob(I)yrinic acid a,c-diamide adenosyltransferase; amino-acid sequence: MNTGLVHIYTGEGKGKTTAAVGLAVRALGHGMTVCYAHFNKRPELYGYHEIQSLQKLGATILGFTEGHWSFNPKVTRESSREDVKNGLIQLTGFIQGKTPDLLILDEILISVRDGILAEDELLEFIAQKPAKLELVLTGRCATDGLIEVADYVSNIQKVKHPFDRKIYSREGIEF
- a CDS encoding FecCD family ABC transporter permease translates to MQQKYLRWAFYLAGLLILLVASVVLSLSVGEMNLGFMDIFSILGKGHESMEYTILSQIRIPRVLLGVAVGGSLSLSGILLQGIYRNPLVEPYTLGISGGASLGVAFVIVFGLHQLVGSFVLPLAGFAGSFLIIFLVYTISTRSGRVNIQSMLLTGVMISFIASSSMMLLMATTSSENLHGIIFWIMGSLDEPDMSLIYITLIISVGALIVSYLFVQPLNALRLGEEKAKHLGINTDLSIKLLFLLASLLAGVSVAVAGVIGFVGLIIPHLMRLLVGSDYRILLISSFLSGSIFLVLSDVIARTIISPNELPIGVITGIVGGIAFLLMISRSSYRSLNKSR
- a CDS encoding ABC transporter ATP-binding protein, yielding MSNILNIQNLCCGYPKFQLLDINIDIPKGSFAGIIGPNGSGKTTLFRAITGTLGLKSGKILLSDKNLKSFSLRDRAQNIAIVSQFIEAGDMTVEDYVLMGRIPYHSRFNFFETDDDFEIARKYMEMTDTWRFKDQLMSELSGGEQQLAGIARALTQQPQLLLLDEPTSHLDITHQVHILNVLQQLNQEMGLSVLMVIHDLNLASEYCDWLILVNQGKIHTQGTPEEVLTFQNIEDVYQTVVVTQNNPLSGKPAIFLASQKVLKEIQEKLAKK
- a CDS encoding ATP-binding protein, with translation MILIKRDLQEIIEGNLFKRKAIILLGARQVGKTTLCKQVADKLGLPTLFLNCDEPEPRSLLTDTNLLRLKQLIGSSKLIIIDEAQRVKNIGLTLKIIIDNIAEVQVIVTGSSSLDIANEINEPLTGRKYEYNVFPFSTSELVQNSSFLSERQLLEQRLIYGQYPEVVNNPAEARETLINNLNSYLYKDLLAINDVRKSSQLEKLVEALALQIGSEVSYNELAQLLHSNPHTIERYIDLLEQSFVLFRLQAYSGNVRNEIKKGRKIYFCDTGIRNAIIGNFNSLNLRQDVGALWENFFIAERIKYHHYRRNFVKSYFWRSFQQQEIDFIEVENAEITTFEMKWNKNKRGSLPATFANAYTVKNSHTVTPENYTDFLLA
- a CDS encoding CoA-binding protein; protein product: MNPLIDNFVSSKRIAVIGMSRSGKKFGNMAAKELKTKGYEIFPIHPEAQEIEGMNCFPNLKSLSGKVDGVWISIPPRNVSSVLEEAALIGLKNIWLQQGAWSNEVQQTIDQLNLSVVSKKCILMYAPPVKSVHKFHRTIVGIFGKL
- a CDS encoding aldo/keto reductase, encoding MIPITKLYNGVEMPWLGLGVHRAGSGSEAETAIQCALRAGYRSIDTATYYQNERAVGKAVFESGVRREDIFLTTKVWNTDQGYHSTINAFEASLEKLQTSYLDLYLIHWPQSELTFETWKAMEELYEKGQIRAIGVCNFLIPHLKRLMENSRIKPMVNQFEFHPELVQPELLQFCKDNQIQPEAWRPIMKGRVNEIEFLQELSDKYQKSPVQIVLRWDIQKEVVTIPKSVTPERIISNADIFDFELSADDMARIDKLDKNARLGEDPNIHHF
- a CDS encoding inorganic phosphate transporter, with the translated sequence MSIYIFFLVVLFILAISDLTVGVANDAVNFLNSAIGSKVATRRVIMIVASVGIMVGALFANGMMEVARKGLFYPQYYLFTEIIIIYMAVMFTDVLLLDFFNTFGLPTSTTVSLVFGLLGAAIGMAFIKVGEGDTIMVDGVQKIAQISDYINSTKALTIISSILLSVVFSFVFGVVIQWLSRLLFSFNIEKTIKYYGALWGGLAISAITYFILIKGVKDASFMTAEMYAMIKENTLAIIGLSFVFWAFFLQLLSWILKVNPLKVVVLVGTFALAMAFAGNDLVNFVGVPLAGLESFKIFSGNGGNDLLMGKLLGDIKTPSYFLIIAGIIMLIVLWFSKKAQTVIETSLSLSRQDEGTERFGSSAFSRVLVRRVVNTGTFFSQVIPQPIINKISSRFDTTKMDERSKKDPNPPMFDMVRASVNMMVASILIAIGTSYKLPLSTTYVTFMVAMSTSLVDGAWGRDSAVYRITGVFTVVGGWFITGLAAFSVAFFLSLFMGWAQVFGVVSILFFAILAFYRTHLLHKKREEEFQTKSEDIEDIPTVNQMFETNNKGIEKNLNLLSDIFSKTIKGLVDEDRKELKKQLKISVEMEQKLVNKKSKIHQTINSMPSDSIEASYFYILTLDYLKELAHAINYMAEPVFNHVDNNHKPILPTQGAELTQIAVELSGFTQKMIEKLSINSEEKLEEIITEQLRIIGVIREVRRNLIKSIKKNDVSTKNSMLILNILSGARNILNYSINMMKIQSDFAGIMKN
- a CDS encoding M15 family metallopeptidase; protein product: MHTKAYLILLFLLSLIIGNGYAQNQNPYGLKIISTEDEYRKCISQDDDQELIDIQKFIPEIVLDIRYATAHNFTGQAVYPSARAFARKPVVMQLKAIQEELKSKKLGLKIYDAYRPYAISVKFYDVYLDSTFVASPRKGSRHNRGAAIDLTLIDLQTRNELEMTSQFDDFSDKAIPDYKGGTAIQNANRKILIETMAKHGFIVYSSEWWHYDFNDWQKFGLMDLSFEQLDAIH
- a CDS encoding response regulator: MDVKASMPTEPVKVNYCINSNMPQMDGFEMVQQTRESDRKSPILFLSARSSVDDVISRFTLSGNE
- a CDS encoding M24 family metallopeptidase, with protein sequence MSDRIPSLELAKRMDSFCQIMDQQCPDWEIAVVFSKINLLYFTGSMPEGMLVIERGNGATLWARRGYERTLNESEFPVVKPMSSYRDAAQVYAQLPAEIYLETEFVPLAMFQRFQKHFSFSSYKSLDFQIAQTRSVKSRWELSFMERAGAIHQRVSEELVPGLLREGMTEADLAGELYQVMVREGHQGVARFAMFDTEMIVAQLGFGESSLHPTNFDGPGGNRGLNAAVPTLGSRERKLRKGDLVFVDMGLGVNGYHSDKTMTYMFGQALPDEVIAIHRQCVDIQHRVAELLVPGNVPETIYETITAGLSPEFQQNFMGFGNRQVKFLGHGIGLTVDEYPVLAKGFIEPLQENMVFAVEPKKGIEGIGMVGIENTFIVTPQGGRCITGSNPGLIFVE